One stretch of Hymenobacter chitinivorans DSM 11115 DNA includes these proteins:
- a CDS encoding glycosyltransferase family 4 protein, which yields MNILLVSYWGETAPCGVRVHYMALAQELRELGHCVTIVTPNTLGGLRRRMLGGLQRLLALPGPGAEHVARELWYYAMIYAAVPREVHFDLVNAHDVGSGAAVHRALGGRVPVVVTGHASEHPAEEIIRRNELQGAAARFIRRWYAWLLPHTQYFIGVSDNLLSTFRAFLPSALLTRRIYGGSSFAQPPTTEAPAEVLFPDRHLVINVGYLDTNKNQRYLIEVARELRPLRPDFMVGLVGKGAEEDALRAQIAEYGLENHVVLLGYHSSVVPLLRQASLYVHAAHRESLGLALVEAIMAGTPVLAPATGGIPEVLGATPEALFAPGLPPAQLAQQVHQLLADCPARTALHARQHAYATEHFSLRRIAQHTLQFYHDTLHHFRSAAPTHQAAPAVLSSTTPVASSLS from the coding sequence ATGAATATTCTGCTCGTATCCTACTGGGGCGAAACGGCCCCCTGCGGCGTCCGGGTACACTATATGGCCCTGGCGCAGGAGCTGCGGGAGCTGGGGCACTGCGTCACCATCGTGACGCCCAACACGCTGGGTGGCCTGCGGCGGCGCATGCTCGGAGGTTTGCAGCGCCTGCTGGCCCTGCCCGGCCCGGGCGCCGAGCACGTGGCCCGCGAGCTGTGGTACTACGCCATGATTTACGCCGCCGTGCCGCGGGAAGTCCACTTCGACCTGGTGAATGCCCACGACGTAGGCAGCGGAGCCGCCGTGCACCGGGCCCTGGGCGGCCGGGTGCCGGTCGTGGTGACGGGCCACGCCAGTGAGCATCCGGCCGAGGAAATCATTCGGCGCAACGAGCTGCAGGGCGCGGCGGCCCGCTTTATTCGCCGCTGGTACGCCTGGCTACTGCCCCACACGCAGTACTTCATTGGCGTTTCCGACAACCTGCTCAGCACGTTCCGCGCCTTTTTGCCTTCTGCACTCCTCACGCGGCGCATTTACGGCGGCAGCTCGTTTGCGCAGCCCCCGACTACCGAAGCCCCGGCCGAAGTCCTGTTTCCCGACCGGCACCTGGTCATCAACGTGGGTTACCTGGATACCAACAAAAACCAGCGCTACCTCATCGAAGTAGCCCGGGAGCTGCGCCCCCTGCGCCCCGACTTCATGGTGGGCCTGGTGGGCAAAGGGGCCGAGGAAGACGCGTTACGGGCCCAGATTGCCGAGTATGGGCTGGAAAACCACGTGGTACTGCTGGGCTACCACAGCTCGGTGGTGCCGCTGCTACGCCAGGCCAGCCTCTACGTGCACGCCGCCCACCGCGAGTCACTGGGCCTGGCGTTGGTGGAGGCCATTATGGCCGGCACGCCGGTGCTGGCCCCGGCCACGGGCGGTATTCCGGAGGTGCTGGGTGCCACGCCCGAGGCTTTGTTTGCCCCCGGTCTGCCCCCGGCCCAGCTGGCCCAGCAGGTGCACCAGCTGCTGGCCGACTGCCCGGCGCGCACGGCCCTGCACGCCCGCCAGCATGCTTACGCCACCGAACACTTCAGCCTGCGCCGGATAGCCCAGCACACCCTGCAGTTTTACCACGATACGCTTCACCACTTCCGCTCCGCTGCCCCCACCCACCAGGCTGCCCCCGCTGTCCTGTCATCTACCACACCAGTAGCTTCTTCCCTCTCATGA
- a CDS encoding polysaccharide biosynthesis tyrosine autokinase: protein METRPTSTDEIDLHVLFFKLRNRWPIFLASVLLAGFLGYVYLQLKAPVYDFRATMLLGNQSSGSKRAQELLQILEVQNKGVKMEDEIGLLKSADVVQRAVARLPFAVSYFAAPDTWLNTFRDLQVRERLAGSVPFRVVPDMQAPQLTGVRIYVEPAGPGRYRVHAKASKGQLYSLPTSELVREVLDVNLDQTVAVGDTLRHPLLTAVIAPEPGFPAADASEQYYFMLNTQAAMTAALQSKLLVKPIDHDSRIVELLTQGTVPAKQMQFLDTLMAVFVEDDLREKNITGAKTVAFLDAEIANLSDSLRRSAAALSNFRSSRGVVDVGVQSGEGIRQLGELEAMQAKVATNRKYYANMLGYLRDNQNTGQMVSPSSVGIEDPVVNNLILQLTDLNSQRAALGVNASTNNPLVTVLDERIHTAKQSLIQTLVNMTRATDIALRDLNQQLGRVRGTISAMPENERQLARLKGESDFNDKKYNFLVEKRSEAAIALATNATDKKVIDQTKMVGNGPSAPKAPLVALLSLLGGLLLPLGFVLLRDKSNRRIQSKEDLSRITNIPLLGVVAHGSSADKLTMLKEVKGPIAESFRSIRVNLQYLSAGLDKKLIGVTSSVPGEGKTFCTVNLAAEMAQSGRKVLLLECDLRRPTVAGYFNIDTHAEHGLSSYLMGLSTLDDCRQPSGVPHLDVICCGPIPPNPTELLESARMDKLLQELRQQYDYVLLDTPPVGYVAEFFVLVRHLDANIYVVRQNYTDRGLVSQINELYAEKKVKQLYMIINDMHFTKTYEYRYKKNAYAYNQS, encoded by the coding sequence ATGGAAACACGCCCTACTTCAACCGACGAAATCGACCTGCACGTTTTGTTTTTCAAGCTGCGCAACCGCTGGCCCATCTTCCTGGCCTCGGTGCTGCTGGCGGGCTTTCTGGGCTACGTGTACCTGCAGCTGAAGGCCCCGGTGTACGACTTCCGGGCCACCATGCTGCTCGGCAACCAAAGCTCGGGCTCCAAACGGGCCCAAGAGCTGCTCCAGATCCTGGAAGTGCAGAACAAGGGCGTCAAGATGGAGGACGAAATCGGCCTGCTCAAGTCGGCCGACGTGGTGCAGCGCGCCGTGGCCCGGCTGCCCTTCGCCGTCTCGTACTTTGCTGCCCCCGACACCTGGCTCAACACCTTTCGCGACCTGCAGGTACGGGAGCGGCTGGCCGGCTCGGTGCCGTTTCGGGTGGTGCCCGATATGCAGGCCCCGCAGCTGACCGGGGTGCGCATCTACGTGGAGCCGGCCGGGCCGGGCCGCTACCGGGTGCACGCCAAGGCCAGCAAAGGCCAGCTCTACAGCCTGCCCACCAGTGAGCTGGTGCGCGAAGTGCTCGACGTAAACCTCGACCAGACCGTGGCCGTCGGCGACACGCTGCGCCACCCCCTGCTCACGGCCGTCATTGCGCCCGAGCCCGGCTTCCCGGCCGCCGACGCCTCGGAGCAATATTACTTCATGCTCAACACCCAGGCCGCCATGACGGCCGCCCTGCAGTCGAAGCTGCTGGTTAAGCCCATCGACCACGACTCCCGCATCGTGGAGCTGCTCACCCAGGGCACGGTGCCGGCCAAGCAAATGCAGTTTCTGGACACGCTGATGGCCGTGTTTGTGGAAGATGACCTGCGGGAAAAGAATATCACGGGCGCCAAGACGGTAGCCTTCCTGGACGCCGAAATTGCCAACCTCTCCGACTCGCTGCGCCGCTCGGCCGCCGCGCTCAGCAACTTCCGCTCCTCGCGGGGCGTGGTCGACGTGGGCGTGCAGTCGGGCGAAGGAATCCGGCAACTGGGCGAGCTGGAAGCCATGCAGGCCAAGGTGGCCACCAACCGGAAGTACTACGCCAACATGCTCGGCTACCTGCGCGACAACCAGAACACGGGCCAGATGGTGTCGCCGAGCAGCGTGGGTATCGAGGATCCGGTGGTCAATAACCTGATTCTGCAGCTCACCGACCTAAACAGCCAGCGGGCGGCCCTGGGCGTGAATGCCAGCACCAACAACCCCCTGGTGACGGTGCTCGACGAGCGGATTCACACGGCCAAGCAGTCGTTGATTCAGACCCTGGTCAACATGACCCGGGCTACCGACATTGCCCTGCGCGACCTGAACCAGCAGCTGGGCCGGGTGCGGGGCACGATCAGCGCCATGCCCGAAAACGAGCGGCAGCTGGCCCGCCTCAAAGGCGAGTCGGATTTCAACGACAAGAAATACAACTTCCTGGTTGAGAAACGCTCCGAAGCCGCCATTGCCCTGGCCACCAACGCCACCGACAAGAAGGTCATTGACCAAACCAAAATGGTGGGCAACGGTCCTTCCGCCCCCAAGGCCCCGCTGGTGGCTTTGCTGAGTTTGCTCGGCGGCCTGCTGCTGCCCCTGGGCTTCGTGTTGCTGCGCGATAAGTCGAACCGCCGGATTCAGAGCAAGGAGGACCTGTCGCGCATCACCAACATTCCGCTGCTGGGCGTGGTGGCCCACGGCTCCAGCGCCGACAAGCTCACCATGCTCAAGGAAGTGAAAGGGCCCATTGCCGAGTCGTTCCGCTCGATTCGGGTAAACCTGCAGTACCTCTCGGCCGGCCTGGATAAAAAGCTGATCGGCGTCACCTCCTCAGTACCAGGTGAGGGCAAAACCTTCTGCACGGTAAACCTGGCCGCCGAAATGGCCCAGAGTGGCCGCAAGGTGCTGCTGCTCGAGTGCGACCTGCGCCGCCCCACCGTGGCCGGCTACTTCAACATTGATACCCACGCCGAGCACGGACTATCGAGCTACCTGATGGGGTTGAGCACCCTCGACGACTGCCGGCAGCCCAGCGGCGTGCCCCACCTGGACGTGATTTGCTGCGGCCCGATTCCGCCCAACCCCACCGAGCTGCTGGAGAGTGCGCGCATGGATAAGCTGTTGCAGGAGCTGCGCCAGCAGTACGACTACGTGCTGCTCGACACCCCGCCGGTGGGCTACGTGGCCGAGTTCTTCGTGCTGGTGCGCCACCTCGACGCCAACATCTACGTGGTGCGCCAGAACTACACCGACCGGGGCCTGGTGAGCCAGATCAACGAGCTCTACGCCGAGAAGAAGGTGAAGCAGTTATACATGATTATCAACGACATGCACTTCACCAAGACCTACGAGTACCGCTACAAGAAAAACGCCTACGCCTACAATCAGTCGTAG
- a CDS encoding lipopolysaccharide biosynthesis protein, producing MSTSTVTQPRPSLTMTTVQGVKWSTAATILTAIMQVGYTAIMARLLSPAAFGVVALANVVLRFGGYFAQMGMEQAIIQKQELTRHDVRAAFTASVLLGIVFGGLLILLAPLSIYIFHEPDVVPVAQVLALSLLLTGMSATALSLLRRGMQFRTLAIVEVSSYVAAYGGVGVMMALNGYGVWSLVAASVAQGLLVGLLAYLVTRHSVLPLLSWRHYEPLWNYGSRISLISFLEFIGSALDTLIIGRVLGTALLGVYNRAWMLVSLPMYMLTTSVSKVIFPAFSQVQADQARMRKVYLSSVTLVASLILPTAAGMMMAAPELVYSLLGPKWGDSIPLLRVMGFTSGLMLITMFGGIVSDARARLREKTIIILQYLLVLPGLFWLLHGWGLMGYAVALNVGAVLYAALFARLLHQDLAIPYAQLLRLYVPGLVNAAVIGLVFGGLRLVLASLHLAPVLALAAFALTGALVLAALVFVVPLPGLRRELCSFLDRLSHQQPTSTSGRLLARYRRYLNPATAAPAAPYSAVANPVLP from the coding sequence ATGTCTACCTCGACTGTTACTCAGCCGCGCCCCAGCCTCACCATGACCACGGTGCAGGGCGTAAAATGGAGCACGGCGGCTACGATTCTCACCGCCATTATGCAGGTGGGCTACACCGCCATTATGGCCCGTCTGCTCAGCCCGGCCGCATTTGGGGTGGTGGCCCTGGCCAACGTGGTGCTGCGCTTCGGCGGCTATTTCGCCCAGATGGGCATGGAACAGGCCATTATTCAGAAGCAGGAGCTGACCCGCCACGACGTGCGGGCCGCCTTCACGGCCTCGGTGCTGCTGGGCATCGTGTTTGGCGGGCTGCTGATCTTGCTGGCCCCGCTGTCCATCTACATTTTTCACGAGCCCGACGTGGTGCCCGTGGCCCAGGTGCTGGCCCTAAGCCTGCTGCTGACCGGTATGTCAGCCACGGCCCTGAGTTTGCTGCGCCGCGGCATGCAGTTTCGGACCCTGGCCATCGTGGAAGTAAGCTCCTACGTGGCCGCCTACGGGGGCGTGGGCGTGATGATGGCCCTGAATGGCTACGGGGTATGGAGCCTGGTGGCAGCCAGCGTGGCCCAGGGCCTGCTGGTGGGCCTGCTGGCCTACCTCGTGACGCGCCACTCGGTGCTGCCCCTGCTGAGCTGGCGGCACTACGAGCCGCTGTGGAACTACGGCAGCCGCATTTCCCTGATCAGCTTTCTGGAGTTTATCGGCAGCGCCCTGGATACGCTCATCATCGGGCGGGTGCTGGGCACGGCCCTGCTGGGCGTCTACAACCGGGCCTGGATGCTGGTGTCGCTGCCTATGTACATGCTCACGACCAGCGTGTCGAAGGTTATTTTTCCGGCCTTTAGCCAAGTGCAGGCCGACCAGGCCCGCATGCGCAAAGTGTATTTGTCGAGCGTGACGCTGGTGGCTTCCCTGATTTTGCCCACGGCCGCCGGCATGATGATGGCCGCCCCCGAGCTGGTGTATAGCCTGCTGGGCCCCAAGTGGGGCGACTCTATTCCGCTGCTGCGGGTCATGGGCTTTACTTCGGGCCTGATGCTGATAACCATGTTTGGCGGCATCGTGAGCGACGCCCGGGCCCGGCTGCGCGAAAAAACCATCATCATTCTGCAGTACCTGCTCGTGCTGCCGGGGTTGTTCTGGCTGCTGCACGGCTGGGGCCTGATGGGCTACGCCGTGGCCCTCAACGTGGGCGCGGTGCTCTACGCCGCCCTGTTTGCGCGCCTGCTGCACCAGGATTTGGCCATTCCCTACGCCCAGCTGCTGCGCCTCTACGTGCCCGGGCTGGTCAATGCCGCCGTTATCGGCCTCGTTTTCGGCGGACTGCGCCTGGTGCTGGCGTCCCTGCACCTGGCCCCCGTGCTGGCCCTGGCGGCCTTCGCCCTGACCGGGGCCCTGGTGCTGGCCGCACTGGTGTTTGTGGTGCCCCTGCCCGGGCTCCGGCGCGAGCTGTGCTCCTTTCTCGACCGGCTTTCCCACCAGCAGCCGACCAGCACCTCCGGCCGGCTGCTGGCCCGCTACCGCCGTTACCTGAACCCCGCCACCGCCGCTCCTGCCGCCCCGTATTCAGCCGTGGCCAACCCCGTGCTGCCATGA
- a CDS encoding sce7726 family protein encodes MNDPEIRALLYPLLQDGIYVDELPTGTTRADVVHITPHFMHGYEVKGDGDTLQRVQNQLRCYAEVYDFVTFVVTEKHLDKLLPLLPEWVGVLVASDTALRQHRAAAYNATVEPAPLAALLLLEEVKQFLLARGLVGVSQMRKAEVHHLLRTTRAVPLSHLAQHVRERLTLRMPQRLLDRAERKLERQRLAPLRRKLKQKRAATAGKRRKKTAQKRSSLFKK; translated from the coding sequence ATGAACGACCCGGAAATCCGCGCCCTGCTCTACCCCCTGCTCCAGGACGGCATTTACGTGGACGAGCTACCCACCGGCACCACCCGCGCCGACGTGGTCCACATCACGCCCCACTTCATGCACGGCTACGAGGTGAAAGGCGACGGCGACACCCTGCAGCGGGTCCAGAACCAGCTGCGCTGCTACGCCGAGGTCTACGACTTCGTCACGTTCGTTGTCACCGAAAAGCACCTGGATAAGCTGTTGCCGTTGCTGCCCGAGTGGGTGGGCGTGCTGGTGGCCTCCGATACGGCGCTGCGCCAGCACCGGGCCGCCGCTTACAACGCCACCGTGGAGCCGGCCCCGCTGGCGGCGCTGCTGCTGCTGGAGGAAGTAAAGCAGTTTTTGCTGGCCCGGGGCCTGGTGGGCGTCAGCCAGATGCGCAAGGCCGAGGTGCACCACTTGCTGCGCACCACCCGGGCTGTGCCCCTTTCTCACTTGGCTCAGCACGTGCGCGAGCGGCTGACTCTGCGCATGCCCCAGCGCCTGCTCGACCGGGCCGAGCGGAAACTGGAGCGGCAGCGCCTGGCCCCGCTGCGCCGCAAGCTCAAGCAGAAGCGGGCCGCCACCGCCGGCAAGCGCCGCAAGAAAACCGCCCAGAAGCGCAGCTCCCTGTTTAAAAAATAA
- the dinB gene encoding DNA polymerase IV has product MQAAETRKIIHLDMDAFYASVEQRDNPALRGQPVAVGGSRQRGVVAAASYEARQFGVRSAMASVTAQRKCPGLIFVKPRFEVYKAVSRQIREIFADYTPLIEPLSLDEAYLDVTHNLKNVPSATRIAEEIRARILAETGLTASAGISYNKFLAKLASDYRKPNGQFVIKPHEGLAFVETLEVGQFHGIGHVTAAKMNQLGIFTGLDLRQQTELFLQQHFGKAGRYYYAIARAQDHRPVEPDRLRKSIGSENTFERDLTTYEELVAGLQPELESVWEYCRRTDVWGRTVTVKVKYDDFQQITRSRTTLLPVSSKELLEQVCREQLAALLPLAKGVRLLGVSVSNLTTTEAAAGQQLTLIF; this is encoded by the coding sequence GTGCAGGCGGCAGAAACCCGGAAAATCATTCACCTCGACATGGACGCTTTCTATGCCTCGGTGGAGCAGCGCGACAACCCCGCGCTGCGCGGGCAGCCCGTGGCCGTGGGTGGCTCCCGGCAGCGGGGCGTGGTGGCGGCGGCCAGCTACGAGGCCCGGCAGTTTGGCGTCCGTTCGGCCATGGCTTCGGTCACGGCCCAGCGCAAGTGCCCCGGCCTGATTTTCGTCAAGCCCCGCTTTGAGGTCTATAAGGCCGTGTCGCGCCAGATTCGGGAGATTTTCGCCGACTACACGCCCCTGATTGAGCCTTTGTCGCTTGATGAGGCCTACCTCGACGTAACCCACAACCTGAAAAACGTGCCCTCGGCCACCCGCATTGCCGAGGAAATCCGGGCCCGGATTTTGGCCGAAACCGGGCTGACGGCCTCGGCGGGCATTTCCTACAATAAGTTTCTGGCCAAGCTGGCCTCCGACTACCGTAAGCCCAACGGGCAGTTCGTCATCAAGCCCCACGAGGGGCTGGCCTTCGTCGAAACCCTGGAAGTAGGGCAGTTTCACGGCATTGGGCACGTGACGGCCGCCAAAATGAACCAGCTGGGCATCTTCACCGGCCTCGATTTACGGCAGCAGACGGAGCTGTTTTTGCAGCAGCACTTCGGCAAGGCCGGGCGCTACTACTACGCCATTGCCCGCGCCCAGGACCACCGCCCCGTGGAGCCCGACCGGCTGCGCAAGTCCATCGGCTCGGAAAACACCTTCGAGCGGGACCTAACCACCTACGAGGAGCTGGTGGCCGGCCTGCAGCCCGAGCTCGAATCGGTGTGGGAATACTGCCGGCGCACCGACGTGTGGGGCCGCACCGTGACGGTCAAGGTCAAGTACGACGACTTCCAGCAAATTACCCGCAGCCGCACCACGCTGCTGCCCGTGAGCAGCAAGGAGCTGCTGGAGCAAGTGTGCCGGGAGCAGCTGGCGGCCCTGCTGCCCCTGGCCAAGGGCGTGCGGCTGCTGGGCGTGTCGGTGTCAAATTTGACGACGACCGAAGCCGCAGCCGGCCAGCAGCTGACGCTTATTTTTTAA
- a CDS encoding glycosyltransferase family 4 protein, whose translation MLYDHQVFTVQQVGGVSRYYRALLDHAAPTLQSEVALALSNNLYLQDGQHSRHLRFFPNLDFRGRFSFMWRLNARLCRRTLRQGHYDVFHPTLNDNDYFLDDLPADKPLVITIHDMIAAMHPEQFPWVDQTALPRLAARAAHIITVSEHTRADVLRLLPVAPERVSVIHHGFTPTAPTTPRLAPGYLLNVGTRAGYKNFDCVLLALAELVRTPATAALRLVCAGGGPATAAELELIEQLDLSGRVHFTGTITESELAGLYRHAAAFVFASHYEGFGFPILEAFGQQCPVVLSNASCFPEIAQDAALYFDPHQPSDLAVQIELLLRDAALRTQLIELGSQRLRDFTWARTAARTHEVYRAACRQEQPVLI comes from the coding sequence GTGCTCTACGATCATCAGGTATTCACCGTGCAGCAGGTGGGCGGCGTGTCGCGCTACTACCGCGCCCTGCTCGACCATGCCGCGCCCACCCTGCAAAGTGAGGTGGCCCTGGCGTTGTCCAACAACCTCTACCTGCAGGACGGGCAGCACAGCCGCCACCTGCGCTTTTTCCCCAACCTCGACTTTCGGGGCCGCTTCAGCTTTATGTGGCGGCTGAATGCCCGTCTGTGCCGCCGCACCCTGCGCCAGGGCCACTACGACGTGTTTCACCCCACGCTCAACGACAACGACTATTTCCTGGACGACCTGCCGGCCGATAAACCCTTGGTTATCACCATCCACGACATGATAGCCGCCATGCACCCCGAGCAGTTTCCCTGGGTCGACCAGACGGCTCTGCCCCGGCTGGCGGCGCGGGCCGCTCATATCATTACCGTCTCGGAGCATACCCGCGCCGACGTGCTGCGCCTGCTGCCCGTGGCTCCGGAGCGGGTGTCGGTTATTCACCACGGCTTTACGCCCACGGCGCCCACCACCCCGCGGCTGGCACCGGGCTACCTGCTGAACGTGGGCACCCGGGCCGGCTACAAGAATTTCGACTGCGTGCTGCTGGCCCTGGCCGAGCTGGTCCGCACGCCGGCCACGGCCGCCCTGCGCCTGGTGTGCGCCGGCGGTGGGCCGGCTACGGCCGCCGAGCTGGAACTCATCGAGCAGCTGGACCTGAGCGGGCGGGTGCACTTTACGGGCACCATCACGGAGAGTGAACTGGCCGGGCTTTACCGCCACGCGGCGGCTTTCGTCTTTGCCTCCCACTACGAAGGTTTCGGCTTTCCCATTCTCGAAGCCTTCGGGCAGCAGTGCCCCGTGGTGCTGAGCAACGCTTCCTGCTTTCCCGAAATTGCCCAGGACGCGGCCCTGTACTTCGACCCCCACCAGCCCTCGGACCTGGCCGTGCAAATCGAGCTGCTGCTGCGCGACGCGGCCCTGCGCACCCAGCTCATCGAGCTGGGCAGCCAGCGCCTGCGCGACTTCACCTGGGCCCGCACCGCCGCCCGCACCCACGAGGTGTACCGCGCCGCCTGCCGCCAAGAGCAACCCGTGCTTATCTGA
- a CDS encoding polysaccharide biosynthesis/export family protein: MRPSHLNTLIRVVLFTAVGWLSGCVAQQQLPYLQGKDYSTKTPVNVPNERFEYRIQPSDVLSIRVQSVQPALNDIFNITDTRTVFSGDPSNLFLAGYSVDDTGNINLPTVGKVKVAGLTLDGAQALVQKEVSKYVRDANVLVKLLSFKVTVLGEVRNPGRYFIYNTQATLLEGLGLAGDLTEFGNRQNVKLIRQTAQGSEVVLLDLTDPNLLKSKYYYLLPNDALYVEPMKARTARGNANNLGLVFAGVSSLVLILSYLKVF, translated from the coding sequence ATGCGCCCTTCTCACCTGAATACTCTGATTCGTGTCGTGTTGTTTACTGCAGTGGGGTGGCTTAGTGGATGTGTGGCGCAGCAGCAGCTGCCTTACCTGCAGGGCAAGGATTACTCGACCAAAACCCCGGTAAACGTGCCCAATGAGCGGTTCGAGTACCGGATTCAGCCTAGCGACGTGCTCAGCATCCGGGTGCAGAGCGTGCAGCCGGCCCTGAACGACATCTTCAACATCACCGATACCCGCACCGTCTTCTCCGGCGACCCGAGCAACCTGTTTCTGGCCGGCTACTCCGTCGACGACACCGGCAACATCAACCTGCCCACGGTGGGCAAGGTGAAAGTAGCGGGCCTGACCCTGGACGGGGCCCAGGCCTTGGTCCAGAAGGAAGTCAGCAAGTACGTGCGCGACGCCAACGTGCTGGTTAAGCTGCTCAGCTTCAAGGTCACGGTGCTGGGCGAGGTGCGCAACCCCGGCCGCTACTTTATCTACAACACCCAGGCTACCCTGCTCGAAGGCCTGGGCCTGGCCGGCGACCTGACCGAGTTTGGCAACCGCCAGAACGTGAAGCTGATCCGGCAAACGGCCCAGGGCTCGGAAGTGGTACTGCTCGACCTGACCGACCCCAACCTGCTCAAGTCGAAGTACTACTACCTGCTGCCTAATGACGCGCTGTACGTGGAGCCCATGAAGGCCCGCACGGCCCGCGGCAACGCCAACAACCTGGGCCTCGTGTTTGCCGGCGTTTCGTCCCTGGTTCTGATCCTCAGCTATTTAAAGGTGTTTTGA
- a CDS encoding response regulator — translation MKILLVEDEPKVASFLHKGLTEQTHAVDIATDGVTGLRLALSNPYDLLILDNLLPGLSGLEVCRQVRTQNSSVPILMLTALGETDDKIRGLDAGADDYLVKPFAFQELLARIRALVRRRHEAPTGETLLRLADLTLDPSRKLVQRAGQPIQLTAREFALLEYLLRNQGRVVSRVDILEQVWETSFDTGSNVIDVYINFLRKKVDKDFTPKLIHTLVGMGYVLREE, via the coding sequence ATGAAAATTCTGCTGGTCGAAGACGAGCCCAAGGTGGCCTCGTTCCTGCACAAGGGCCTCACCGAGCAAACCCACGCCGTGGATATAGCCACCGACGGCGTCACGGGGCTGCGCCTGGCCCTGAGCAACCCCTACGATTTGCTGATTCTGGACAACCTGCTGCCCGGCCTCAGCGGCCTGGAAGTGTGCCGGCAGGTGCGCACCCAAAACTCCTCGGTGCCAATTCTGATGCTCACGGCCCTGGGCGAAACCGACGACAAAATCCGGGGCCTCGACGCCGGCGCCGACGATTACCTGGTCAAGCCCTTTGCCTTTCAGGAGCTGCTGGCCCGCATCCGGGCTCTGGTGCGCCGCCGCCACGAGGCGCCCACCGGCGAAACCCTGCTCCGCCTGGCCGACCTCACCCTAGACCCCTCCCGCAAGCTGGTGCAGCGCGCCGGGCAGCCCATTCAGCTCACCGCCCGCGAGTTTGCCCTGCTCGAATACCTGCTGCGCAACCAGGGCCGGGTCGTGTCAAGGGTGGATATCCTGGAGCAGGTCTGGGAAACCAGCTTCGACACCGGCTCCAACGTCATCGACGTGTACATCAACTTCCTGCGCAAAAAAGTCGATAAGGACTTCACGCCCAAGCTCATTCATACCCTGGTGGGCATGGGCTACGTGCTGCGCGAGGAGTAA